Within the Staphylococcus warneri genome, the region CGTTTAATATACATATAAAAATACTTCGTTTTATTTTAAAACTACATTATTCCTCGAAAATCGTATCAATCAACTTAAATAGACTCCTTTTTATCACTTACAACTTCAGTATTAGAATTGCTTTACACCACTCATTTTTAATACAGTAACAATTTTCTATCCACATTTAAAAACTTATCCTTTCTACTCAAGCTATCTAATAGACATTCACATCTTTAAATTTAAATTTGAAATTTTTAAATACTATTCCAACAACCACTATCCTTAATCTTCTACAAAAGGATCCTTAATTTGCCAGAGAGGAGCATCCGAATATGACGTATGATATAAAAAGGGGAAGAGGGCCACCAGTTAATGACAATCTTGACATAGTTAAGGGATTACAGTAATTGAATAAACTCAAAAACATCAAGTGTAATTGATGTAAAACCTCACTCAAATTTATAACATTCATATTTATGGGTTTCTTACACAAATTTATGGTAAGAAACCCTAAAAAATTGTGAGCGATTTGTTACAAAATAAGTGTATAAGCGTTAGAATAGAAAGGTCGTCGAAATAATTGAGAGAATATAGTTGAAAAGAGTAAGTTTACATCGCCGGGATTTTTCATGTAGAATGCAACATACAAGGGAAATTACTGATAAAGTGTATATTTGCATTTTAAATATGAATTATACAATTAATTCGTGAAACATTTCACAATTTAGTCTTATTTAAATCTTTTTAATTATTGAAATCGCTTTCTTAAGGGTGTACGATAACTATGGCCTAAAAATAAAAAAGTGAGGTTTTGGGGAAATGAATATTATCTTAGGAGTGGGTACACTTGTACTAGTACTTATCATCATGACGCTATTCTTAAAATTTGCACCTTACGGTAAACAAGGATTGCAAGCTTTATCGGGGGCTGCATGTGCAACGTTTTTACCTCAAGCGTTTTTAAGTTATGCAATTGGTGGCGTATTCCACATCAAATTTTTACAAGAAATCGGTGATTTAGCAGGAAGTTTAAGTGGTATAGCAGTAGGGATACTTACTTGTTTAAACTTAGGCGTATCTCCAGTGTTCGCAGTTATCGTTGGTTTAGTGTTACATGATTTTAAACTATTACCAGCATTTATTGCAGCGTATATTGTAGCTTTTGGAATTAAATTAATAGAGAAAAAAGTTCCAGAAGGACTAGATTTAATTGTTGTTATTTTATTGGCTCCAGCAATTACATTTGGTTTAGCAAGCGTGATCACACCAGGAGTTATGGCAACACTTAAACAAATTGGTAGTGCGGTTACTTCAGTTGGCGACAATAACCCTTATGCACTAGCAATCATTTTAGGACTAGTTATACCGGTTACAGGTATGACACCATTAAGTTCAATGGTATTAACAAGCTTATTAGGTTTAACAGGAGTACCAATGGCAATCGGTGCAATGACATGTATGGGAAGTTCATTCGTCAATTATGTCTTATTTAGTCGATTACACATTGGTGGTAAATCTAAAGCATTTGCAGTAGGTATCGAACCATTAACACAAATTGATTTAATTGCTCAATATCCAGTACAACTATATGGAACGAATGCATTAATTGGAATGGTAAATGCTTGTATCGTAACATTTATGGGCGTAGTGATCGGCGTAAAAGGTATGGCCACACCAATTGCCGGCGCGATTGTCTTATTTGGATTTAATGAACCAATGAAAGCAATTATTACAATTGTCATTGTTGCAATCGTAAGTATCATATTGGCATTAATCATGAGTACAATTATCAAGAAATTTAACTTAATGAATTTAAGTTTAAATGTACCGAGCAGAAAGAACCAAGTTAAGGAGAGTGTTTAATGATGGCTAAAAGCTATGATTATCAAAGTGCATTCGATATTATTGGTCCAGTTATGATGGGACCGTCAAGTTCTCATACAGCCGGAGCAGTAAAAATCGGTAACTCAGCAAGAGCTGTTTTAGGTGATGTGCCTAAAAGCTTAGAAATTCGTTATTATGAATCTTTTGCTAAAACACATCAAGGACACGGAACAGACGTAGCTGTAGTTGGCGGTGCAATGGGCTACAGTACATTTGATAACAGAATTAAATCAGCATTAGACATCGCTAAAGACGAAGGCATCGCTGTTGAAATTATTGAAGATGAAGGTGAAAGTATTGGACAACATCCAAACTGTGCCTACATTAAAGCTGATGATGCAAATGGACGTCATATCGAAGTCATTGGTATTTCAATTGGTGGCGGAACAATCAAGCTTAAAGGTATCCATGTGAATGGACTAGAAGTAGAAATGAACCACGGGTTACCTATTTTAGAAGTTGATGGTCCTGCTGATAAAGCACAAATTAATCATTTGATTAATGACTTAAACGATATGGAAATTGAATACAAAGATGAATTAACACAAGTTAATGATGATAAAAGTTTAGTGGTTCTGCCATTGAATAAATCAATCAAAGAATCAACATTAGACACAATTAGAGAAAAATACAGTGATTTTAACGTTTCCTATATTAATTAAGGGGGATTCAAGATGTTTGATTCAATTAGAGAAACAATAGATTATGCAGTAGAAAAAGATATGGCATTTGCAGATATCATGATCCAAGAAGAAATGGAACTTAAAGGTCTTACTCGTGATGAAGTGCGTGCCAACATGAAACAAAACTTAGATGTTATGAGAGATGCTGTTGTTAAAGGTACTACGGGCGAAGGTGTAGAAAGTGTAACTGGCTACACAGGACATGACGCAGCAAAACTTCGTGACTATAATGAAAATAATCATGCACTATCGGGACATGAAATGATTGAAGCGGTTAAAGGTGCAGTTGCTACAAATGAAGTTAACGCAGCAATGGGTATTATTTGTGCGACACCTACAGCTGGTTCCTCGGGTACTATCCCAGGTGTATTATTTAAATTAGAAAAAACACATGATATTACAGAAGATCAAATGATTGATTTCTTATTCACAGCTGCATTATTCGGAAGAGTCGTAGCTAATAATGCAAGTGTGGCAGGAGCAACAGGTGGTTGCCAAGCAGAAGTTGGTTCAGCATCTGCAATGGCCGCAGCTGCAGCAGTATCAATTTTCGGTGGTTCACCGGAAGCTTCAGGCCATGCTATGGCTTTAGCAATTAGTAATTTACTTGGTCTAGTATGTGACCCAGTTGCAGGTTTAGTTGAAATCCCATGTGTGATGCGTAATGCCATTGGTTCAGGCAATGCATTGATTTCAGCAGACCTTGCATTAGCAGGAGTAGAAAGTAGAATTCCAGTTGATGAAGTTATCAGTGCTATGGATAAAATTGGTAGAAACTTACCAGCATCATTACGTGAAACTGGTTTAGGTGGTCTAGCAGGTACGCCAACTGGTGAAGAAATTAAACGTAAAATCTTTGGCGAAGCTGAAGATATGGTGAAAAACAAATAATATTTTGTATCATTAAGCACTTAAGAGTACATAAGCTCTTGAGTGCTTTTTTCATATAATAGAGTTAATGAGCAGGAAAGTAATAAATTTATTTTTCTAAAAATTAAAAAAATTCATTGCAAAAGTTCAGCCCTATCACTAAAATAATTTAAAAGGGGCTGATGCAATGCTACGATTAACATTAATTTTTATAGCATTCATCATTAACACAACGATAACGTATTTGTGGACGACAGAGGGAACTTGGGTGAATTTATTATTCAAATCATTATCGCTAAGTATGATCATTGTGTTCATGTTTTACTATATTCGTTTTGTTATTGAAAACAGAGGTAATCAATGAGATTAAGTCATGGAAGTCAATTCCTACTTAATCTCTTTTTACGTTGTACAAATCAAGTTGGTAAAATGCAAGGTCGAGCCATTGGTCAAATTTATACCCAGCATGTTTAATTGTGCCAGAGTGAATGAAGCCAAATTTATCATGCAATTTAATACTACCTTTATTAGAGGAATCAATACCTGCTACTAGTATGCGGTAATGATTGTCTTTAGCTTCATCAATCAGTTTTGATAACAATTGTGATGCAATACCATGATGTCTATATTCTGGATGAATGTAAATAGAATGTTCGATGGTATATAAATAAGCAGGCCAATTTCTAAAAGGGCCATAAGTTGCAAAACCTTGTACGATACCCTCTTTTTCAAATACAAAAATAGGATCACCGTTTTGTTGTTTATGTTTAAACCATGCCTGTCTTTCCTCTATAGTAGTTGGATGATACGTGTATACTGCAGTCGTATTGATAATAGCGTCATTATAAATATCTAGTATTGAAGTTAAATCCGATTGTTGTGCTTGTCTTATCATGTTCGTCACCTCAATAACTATTAGATACTAATTTAAAACTAAAAACAAGACATACGTAATGACATCCTTATAAGAATATTTAATGGATTTTACATCATTCAATGAATTGAATACTTTATTCAAAGATTATGTAATATGAATATTTAATGATATACTGATATCAAAATATAGAAATAGCTAAATCTGAAATGATTTTCATTGTATTTAACTAAAGGAGTAACATATATGAAGAAATGGACCAATCGATTACTAACTATAGTTGGTGTTGTATTAATATTAGTAGCAATTTACTTATTTGCTAAACCTCATATCGATAATTATCTACATGAAAAGGATAATAACGATAAAATCGAAAATTATGATAAAAAAGAAAGTAACGATAGTAGTCAATCTAAGGATAAAGCACCCGAAATCCCTAAAGATAAATCAAAGATGGCAGGTTATATTAAAGTGCCAGATGCAGAAATTGAGGAACCTGTTTACCCAGGACCTGCTACACCTGAACAATTAAATCGTGGTGTAAGTTTTGCTGAAGGTAACGAATCATTAACAGATCAAAACATTTCTATTGCAGGACATACATTTACCGATCGCCCACATTATCAGTTTACAAATTTAAAAGCAGCTAAAAAAGGCAGCAAAGTGTATTTCAAAGTAGGAAATGAGACTCGAAAATATAAAATGACAAGTATCCGTGATGTTGATCCATCTGATGTTAAAGTCTTAGACGAACATAAAGGCGAGAAAAATCAATTAACATTAATTACTTGTGATAATTACAACAAAAATACAGGCGTTTGGGAAAAACGTAAAATATTTGTAGCTAAACAGATTAATTAATCCAATTAGTATAGACTGGGACATCAACAAATGGTGTCTCAGTTTTTATATTTTTTCTGTCTTGAAAGAAATTTCAAAGTCTGAATATAGTTTCAGGATGTACCGTGAATCTTCATCACTTTTGAATTGTTGTCTATAATGAACGTAAAGATTGGATGAGGGGGACTACACGTGATTAAGGCAATTGCAGTTGATATGGATGGGACATTTTTAGACTCAAATAAACAATATGATCATGAAAGATTCGAACGTGTATTTAAAGCGTTGAAGGAACAAGGCATTGAATTTATAGCAGCGAGTGGAAACCAATATGCTAAATTGAAGTCAATATTTGGTGAAAGGGATATGTTCTTTATCTCAGAAAATGGTGCTGTTATTTATAAAGGCAATGCATTATATCAATATCGCAGTTTTAATCATCAAGATTACCAAGATGTGATTGATTATCTACATAAAGATAGACAGATTGATCAAATGGTAATATGTGGATTAGAAAGTGCTTATATTTTAGAAGATACACCGGAAGCATTTAAAGAAGATACACGATTCTACTATCATCAATTAAATGAAATTACGCAATTAGAAGATTTACCTGAAGATGAATTTGTAAAAATCGCGTTAAATATTAATAGGCAGACACATCCACATTTAGATGAAGAACTAAAAGTACGTTTTCCAAATACAATTAAGTTAGTATCGAGTGGGCATGATAGTATCGATATCATTATGCCCAATATGACGAAAGGACAAGCATTGGCCAGACTATTGGACGTTTGGGAAATGCAACCTTCAGAATTGATGGCATTTGGTGATGCGAATAATGACAAGGATATGTTAGAGTTAGCTCAATATAGTTATGTGATGAAAAATAGTCAGGATAAAACGTTGTTTGATATAGCTTATGACGTCGCGCCAAGTAATGATGACCAAGGGGTATTAACTACAATTGAAAATGTAGTACTTAATCTTAAATAATCAAAGACGCGTTGTGTTGATCATCGGTTTAGATCACTACAACGCGTCTTTGATATGTGATTTTAGTTTAAACGTGTCTCACAAGTACCTGTGTTAATTACAGATAGTGATGCATTTAAACCGCCCTCAACAAGGTTTTGTACAGCTTCATCAGAGAAAAATGCAATATGCGGTGTAACTAAAATATTTTCATTATCGATGAGTTCTAATAATGTGTCATCTTCAATTTCTTTATTTGTCCAATCAAATGTGAAATAAGGTGCTTCAAATTCATAAGTATCAATAGCCGCACCATATAATGGACCGTGATTAACAGCATCAATCAAATCTGGTGTGTTGATCACAGCACCACGAGCGGCGTTTACTAGTACTGCACCTTCTTTGACTTTAGAAAACATCGCTTTGTCGAACAAGTGATAACTTTCTTTATTAGCAGGTACATGTAATGAAATGATATCAGCACCATTAATAGCTTCTTCAACAGATGATTGATATTCAATGAAATCTAATGATTCATTTGGATATGCATCATAACCCACAACTTTAGCTCCAAAGCCAGCATAAATTTTAGCTGTTGCAGCGCCGATTCTACCAGTCCCTATAATGGCTACAGTCATATTTTTAACTGGACGTGACATAATAGGCGCAGCCCAAGTGAAATTATGATCTTGTACACGTTTTTCAATTGCAGGGAATTTACGTACTAATTGTAATGCGATAGATACAGCATATTCCGCAATAGTTTCAGGTGAATAGCTAGGCACGTTTGAAATAATAATATTGTGCTTTTTAGCCAATTCTAAATCGTACATATCAAAGCCAGCAGTTCGTTGTGCAATTTGTTTAATGCCATATTCCTCTAGTTTAGGATAAACTTCCTCTTCAAGTTTACCGAATTGCATTGTAGTAACACCGTCATAATCTTTAAGTTGATCAACGGTTTCTTTACTTAATAACTCAGGTGACGTAGTAACTTCAATATTATTCTTTTTACCCCAGTTTAACGCCATATCCTTTTCATATTCTCTTGTACCGAAAAACATAATTCTTGTCATCATTGTTTACCTCATTTCTCAAATATAAGAAAACTAAAAATAACTAATAATATAAAATATATAAGTAAGACTGAAACTTACAATCACATTATATTGTGAAACTTTTCACAAATCAAGAGAAATATTAATTTTTCTTTTAAATAAGATAAATTAAGGATTAAGATGTTACATTTTTTTAATTAATCAATTATTAAGACACATGGGTTCAGTTCAAATATTTTTTCAGAAAGGTCAACTAAGCTATAATTTATAGTATAAAGAAATGAATAGGAGGCAATATAAATGAGCGATATGAATCAAACAATCATTGATGCGTTTCATTTTAGACATGCAACAAAACAATTTGATGCATCTAAAACTATTTCAAACGAAGATTTTGAAACAATACTAGAAGCAGGTAGATTATCTCCAAGTTCACTAGGTTTAGAACCTTGGAAATTTGTAGTAGTTCAAAGTAAAACGCTTCGAGATAAGTTAAAACCATATAGTTGGGGTGCTCAAAAACAATTAGATTCCGCTAGTCATTTCATGCTTATTTTTGCACGTAAAAATGTGACATCCCAATCACCATATGTACAAAATTTAGTGAAAAATGTTAAAGGATATGAAGAGAGTACAATCCCTGCAGTGTATAAAAAGTATGATGACTTCCAAACAGAATTCCATATCAATGATAACGAACGTACATTATATGACTGGGCTTGTAAACAAACATATATTGCCTTGGGTAATATGATGACAAGTGCAGCTTTATTAGGTATAGATTCATGTCCAATTGAAGGGTTTGATGTAGATACAGTGACTCAAATCTTATCAGATGAAGGTATTTTAGATACTGAAAACTTCGGCATTTCAGTTATGGCAGCATTTGGTTATCGTGCAGGTGAACCGCCTCATGGTAAAGTTCGTCAAACACAAGATGATGTAGTTAAATGGATTAACTAAAAATACACATGGCTTCTTAAACTATGATTTATATAGTATAAGAAGTCTTTTTTGATTCAAATTTTGAAACAATGAGCATCTTGTTTTATTTTCATAATTGAAGTCGTTACAATGTTAATAAGAAAAAGTAAACGTTTACATTTCCGAAAGTATTTCAAATAAAATTAAAAAGGAAGGGATACTATGGCAAATATTAACGTAAGAGATTATATCGATGAACGATACGGATTATTTATTAACAATGAATTCCAACAAAGTGAAACTGGAGAAACACTGACAGTGACTAACCCAGCGAATGGTGAAGAATTAGCGGAAGTCGCAAAAGCAAGTCAAAAAGACGTGGATAAAGCAGTTGAAGCGGCTACAAACGCGTTTGATAGTTGGAGTAAAATTTCAAAAGAAGAACGTGCAGACTATTTACTAGAAATTAGCCGTAAAATTCATGAGAATGCAGAACGATTCGCGACAATTGAATCATTACAAAATGGTAAACCATATAGAGAAACATCTACAATTGATGTACCAATGGCAGCAAATCAATTTAAATATTTTGCAAGTGTGTTAACAACTGATGAAGGTTCAGTAAATGAAATTGATCACAATACGATGAGTTTAGTTGTACATGAACCTGTAGGTGTTGTAGGTGCTGTTGTGGCATGGAACTTCCCAATTTTATTAGCTTCTTGGAAGTTAGGTCCTGCACTTGCAGCAGGTAATACTGTTGTGATTCAACCATCATCATCAACACCATTAACACTAATTGAATTAGCTAAAATCTTCCAAGAAGTATTACCAAAAGGTGTTGTTAATGTATTAACTGGTAAAGGTTCTGAATCAGGAGACGCGATTTTCAATCATGAAGGTGTCGATAAATTGTCATTCACTGGTTCTACAGATGTAGGTTATGGTGTAGCAAAAGCAGGTGCGGAACGCATTGTTCCTACAACATTAGAACTTGGTGGTAAGAGTGCCAATATTATCTTTGACGATGCAAATATTGATCAAGTGATTGAAGGTGTGCAATTAGGTATTTTATTCAACCAAGGTGAGGTATGTAGTGCCGGTTCTAGATTGCTCGTTCAATCATCAGTTTATGACAAATTACTCCCAAAATTAAAAGAAGCTTTTGAAAACATTAAAGTTGGCGATCCATTTGCAGATGATATTAAAATGGGAAGTCAAACTGGTGGAGAACAAATGGAAAAAATTCAAAGCTATGTAAAATTAGCTGAAGATGATCCAAATGCAACAATTCTTACAGGTGGTCACAGACTTACTGATAATGGTCGAGATAAAGGCTTCTTCTTCGAGCCAACGATTATTGAATTAAATGACAATAGCCATCAGCTAGCACAAGAAGAAATTTTTGGACCAGTTGTTGTTGTTGAGAAATTTGAAGACGAACAAGAGGCTATTCAAATTGCCAATGATTCTGAATATGGATTAGCAGGTGGTATCTTTACAAAGAATCTAAACCGCGCATTAAATGTTGCTAAAGCGATTCGAACAGGACGTATCTGGATTAATACGTACAACCAAATTCCAGCAGGCGCGCCATTTGGTGGATATAAAAAATCTGGTATTGGTCGTGAAGTGTACAAAGATGCCATTAAAAACTATCAACAAGTTAAAAATATCTATATTGATACTTCAAACGAAACAAAAGGTCTTTATTAATAGGACATAGTATCAATCATGCGATAACCCTTTCATCAAAGTAGATGAAAGGGTTATTTATATTTTTAAAATGATAATAACAACGAATATTAAATTTTTGAGAAAGGCACATATTTAATTAATAATAATGTATAATGCAATTAATATATTTATATATTAATATGAATTATGGAGTAAAGTGAAAATGAAAAAAATGATTATATTAGTATTAATGTTTATGTCGTTAATGCTAATACTGATTGGTTGTAGTCATTCTAAACAACAAACGCAAAAGAAAGATTATAAACCAGAAGTGTTAAACGTAGAATTTGTTCCATCTCAACATAGCGAGACACTCAATGCAAAAGTGAAACCATTACAAAAATTACTCTCTAAAGAATTAGGTATTCCAGTAAAAGTACATATTTCAACGAACTATAATACCATGGTTGAAGCATTAAAATCGAAAAAAGTTGATGTCGCCTTTATATCACCTGTGTCTTATACTATTGCACATGATCAAGGTGCTGCCGATGTACTTTTAAAATCAAAGGGTTACTTGGTAGACAAAGAAGGTAATAAAACGAAAAAGCTTGTTGACTACTATCGCTCACAAATTGTAGTAAAGAAAGATAGTGATATTAAGGATTTAAAAGATTTAAAACATAAAAAGGTAGGTCTACAGGATGTTGAATCAACATCGGGCTATATTTATCCTTTGTCAAGCTTAAAAGATAAAGGCATCTCACTTAATGATATTCACACGAAACAAATTAAAGGTTACGATCAAGCTTTAATTGCTTTATTAAATAATGATGTGGATGCAGTTGCTACATACCAAGATGCGCGTGCAGACTTGAAAAAAGATTATCCTCAAATATATCAAGATACCAAAGTCATTTATCGTAGTGATAAAATTCCTAATGATACTATTTCTACTAGAAGTGACATGAGCCCATCTTGGAAAGACAAAATTAGTAATGCGTTTATGCATATTAGTGAAACCCATAAAGGTAAAAAAGTAATAAGTGAAATTTATGGACATGAAGGCTATGAAAAAGCACATGATAAAGACTTTGATAAAGTGAGAGAATATAGACAGAAAATAGATAGTAATTAAATTTTAGCAAAAGGACATTACATGACCACTGCATTGATTAAACTGTAAGCGTATTAAACAAATGGAGGTCATGGATGATGAAAAAAGGATTAATTGCAACAACACTAGCAGGAACAGTTTTAGCGACAGGTGTGTTAACTGGACAAGCACATGCTGCAGAACAAAAACAACCGATTTATGTATTTACGGAAAAGCAATTTAATGAACATAGAACAGGTGAAACTGAAGGATTTGGTGGGGGA harbors:
- a CDS encoding phosphate/phosphite/phosphonate ABC transporter substrate-binding protein, which encodes MKKMIILVLMFMSLMLILIGCSHSKQQTQKKDYKPEVLNVEFVPSQHSETLNAKVKPLQKLLSKELGIPVKVHISTNYNTMVEALKSKKVDVAFISPVSYTIAHDQGAADVLLKSKGYLVDKEGNKTKKLVDYYRSQIVVKKDSDIKDLKDLKHKKVGLQDVESTSGYIYPLSSLKDKGISLNDIHTKQIKGYDQALIALLNNDVDAVATYQDARADLKKDYPQIYQDTKVIYRSDKIPNDTISTRSDMSPSWKDKISNAFMHISETHKGKKVISEIYGHEGYEKAHDKDFDKVREYRQKIDSN
- a CDS encoding PTS sugar transporter subunit IIC; the encoded protein is MNIILGVGTLVLVLIIMTLFLKFAPYGKQGLQALSGAACATFLPQAFLSYAIGGVFHIKFLQEIGDLAGSLSGIAVGILTCLNLGVSPVFAVIVGLVLHDFKLLPAFIAAYIVAFGIKLIEKKVPEGLDLIVVILLAPAITFGLASVITPGVMATLKQIGSAVTSVGDNNPYALAIILGLVIPVTGMTPLSSMVLTSLLGLTGVPMAIGAMTCMGSSFVNYVLFSRLHIGGKSKAFAVGIEPLTQIDLIAQYPVQLYGTNALIGMVNACIVTFMGVVIGVKGMATPIAGAIVLFGFNEPMKAIITIVIVAIVSIILALIMSTIIKKFNLMNLSLNVPSRKNQVKESV
- a CDS encoding GNAT family N-acetyltransferase, which translates into the protein MIRQAQQSDLTSILDIYNDAIINTTAVYTYHPTTIEERQAWFKHKQQNGDPIFVFEKEGIVQGFATYGPFRNWPAYLYTIEHSIYIHPEYRHHGIASQLLSKLIDEAKDNHYRILVAGIDSSNKGSIKLHDKFGFIHSGTIKHAGYKFDQWLDLAFYQLDLYNVKRD
- a CDS encoding D-lactate dehydrogenase, with the translated sequence MTRIMFFGTREYEKDMALNWGKKNNIEVTTSPELLSKETVDQLKDYDGVTTMQFGKLEEEVYPKLEEYGIKQIAQRTAGFDMYDLELAKKHNIIISNVPSYSPETIAEYAVSIALQLVRKFPAIEKRVQDHNFTWAAPIMSRPVKNMTVAIIGTGRIGAATAKIYAGFGAKVVGYDAYPNESLDFIEYQSSVEEAINGADIISLHVPANKESYHLFDKAMFSKVKEGAVLVNAARGAVINTPDLIDAVNHGPLYGAAIDTYEFEAPYFTFDWTNKEIEDDTLLELIDNENILVTPHIAFFSDEAVQNLVEGGLNASLSVINTGTCETRLN
- the sdaAB gene encoding L-serine ammonia-lyase, iron-sulfur-dependent subunit beta — protein: MAKSYDYQSAFDIIGPVMMGPSSSHTAGAVKIGNSARAVLGDVPKSLEIRYYESFAKTHQGHGTDVAVVGGAMGYSTFDNRIKSALDIAKDEGIAVEIIEDEGESIGQHPNCAYIKADDANGRHIEVIGISIGGGTIKLKGIHVNGLEVEMNHGLPILEVDGPADKAQINHLINDLNDMEIEYKDELTQVNDDKSLVVLPLNKSIKESTLDTIREKYSDFNVSYIN
- the sdaAA gene encoding L-serine ammonia-lyase, iron-sulfur-dependent, subunit alpha; the protein is MFDSIRETIDYAVEKDMAFADIMIQEEMELKGLTRDEVRANMKQNLDVMRDAVVKGTTGEGVESVTGYTGHDAAKLRDYNENNHALSGHEMIEAVKGAVATNEVNAAMGIICATPTAGSSGTIPGVLFKLEKTHDITEDQMIDFLFTAALFGRVVANNASVAGATGGCQAEVGSASAMAAAAAVSIFGGSPEASGHAMALAISNLLGLVCDPVAGLVEIPCVMRNAIGSGNALISADLALAGVESRIPVDEVISAMDKIGRNLPASLRETGLGGLAGTPTGEEIKRKIFGEAEDMVKNK
- the srtA gene encoding class A sortase SrtA, coding for MKKWTNRLLTIVGVVLILVAIYLFAKPHIDNYLHEKDNNDKIENYDKKESNDSSQSKDKAPEIPKDKSKMAGYIKVPDAEIEEPVYPGPATPEQLNRGVSFAEGNESLTDQNISIAGHTFTDRPHYQFTNLKAAKKGSKVYFKVGNETRKYKMTSIRDVDPSDVKVLDEHKGEKNQLTLITCDNYNKNTGVWEKRKIFVAKQIN
- a CDS encoding Cof-type HAD-IIB family hydrolase — translated: MIKAIAVDMDGTFLDSNKQYDHERFERVFKALKEQGIEFIAASGNQYAKLKSIFGERDMFFISENGAVIYKGNALYQYRSFNHQDYQDVIDYLHKDRQIDQMVICGLESAYILEDTPEAFKEDTRFYYHQLNEITQLEDLPEDEFVKIALNINRQTHPHLDEELKVRFPNTIKLVSSGHDSIDIIMPNMTKGQALARLLDVWEMQPSELMAFGDANNDKDMLELAQYSYVMKNSQDKTLFDIAYDVAPSNDDQGVLTTIENVVLNLK
- a CDS encoding aldehyde dehydrogenase family protein, giving the protein MANINVRDYIDERYGLFINNEFQQSETGETLTVTNPANGEELAEVAKASQKDVDKAVEAATNAFDSWSKISKEERADYLLEISRKIHENAERFATIESLQNGKPYRETSTIDVPMAANQFKYFASVLTTDEGSVNEIDHNTMSLVVHEPVGVVGAVVAWNFPILLASWKLGPALAAGNTVVIQPSSSTPLTLIELAKIFQEVLPKGVVNVLTGKGSESGDAIFNHEGVDKLSFTGSTDVGYGVAKAGAERIVPTTLELGGKSANIIFDDANIDQVIEGVQLGILFNQGEVCSAGSRLLVQSSVYDKLLPKLKEAFENIKVGDPFADDIKMGSQTGGEQMEKIQSYVKLAEDDPNATILTGGHRLTDNGRDKGFFFEPTIIELNDNSHQLAQEEIFGPVVVVEKFEDEQEAIQIANDSEYGLAGGIFTKNLNRALNVAKAIRTGRIWINTYNQIPAGAPFGGYKKSGIGREVYKDAIKNYQQVKNIYIDTSNETKGLY
- a CDS encoding NAD(P)H-dependent oxidoreductase yields the protein MSDMNQTIIDAFHFRHATKQFDASKTISNEDFETILEAGRLSPSSLGLEPWKFVVVQSKTLRDKLKPYSWGAQKQLDSASHFMLIFARKNVTSQSPYVQNLVKNVKGYEESTIPAVYKKYDDFQTEFHINDNERTLYDWACKQTYIALGNMMTSAALLGIDSCPIEGFDVDTVTQILSDEGILDTENFGISVMAAFGYRAGEPPHGKVRQTQDDVVKWIN